The proteins below are encoded in one region of Planctopirus limnophila DSM 3776:
- a CDS encoding DUF885 family protein yields MPTASRRDTKCHILAFLSLAMLCLSGMQFMSIAAAEEILLKPPVAKTDNVPEVFHGETIVDPYRWLEDQKAPATREWLSEQAQYITSSASSWPQIPELKARLAELLKVDSVGMPVVRGGRAFFSKRTASADVPSIWYRPSVNAPDELLIDPQKLSSDGKTTVNLMDVTHDGNLLICGVRTGGEDEVTPRLFNVTTKSFAKTEFPKGRYSSLSFSRDGQKVYLSRHDQKIGPRAYVRDLATGKETLLFGEKFGPEKILGVRLSEDDQWLIYHVYLGASSQNDVYIQSLAKPNEPILPFAVGLEAEFEVDAIDHRAIVRTTWKAPRGQLLLADLRQPVLDQCPVIVPQSEASLEGISLVGGKLFIRWLRNVVSELKAYDLTGKELFSIDPPTLGSISGASGAWDQSELYYSFSSYIVPGTIYQFDIPTQKTTVWHQSEIPFDSEKFTVRQVWFPSKDGTRIPMFIAHRKGLELNGTNPTLLYGYGGFAVNLTPGFSTKAALWMELGGVYAVANLRGGGEFGEDWHTAGYLKKKQNVFDDFYAAAEYLIANKYTSPAHLAINGGSNGGLLVGTAMTQRPELFAAVVCSYPLLDMLRYHQFLVARFWVPEYGSSEDPEMYPILKSYSPYHHIDPNVNYPAAMFITGDADTRVDPNHARKMVARLQAVPALKRPIFLMYDDALGHTGARPVSKTIEDLAIELAFLLKYTQGAGPSGGSTSQELPVCSKTVADAELEAFFDQEWEQTLKNSPTFASYLGDTRYDALWPDISLPAIKQRHEQMKISAEKLEQIRGKPLSAKAQFNARLYARQLAMNIEETKTKWYLVPLTQREGIQDENSITDSIQFGDLASYQNWIARINSFPVYMDQTIALMEEGIRAGRLQPKITMQRVVKQIERQIVKDPTQSLFYKPFTSIPQDLAPQRDELQQAAQEAIRTKIVPAYQKFLDFFTNKYLPACYAGAGVSNLPGGDEVYKFRVREFTTLDMTPNEVHQIGLNEVARIRAEMEKIREQVQFQGDLKAFFESLRTDPRFYFQNEKELLTEYEAFCKRVDPQLTKLFKTLPRIPYGVKAIPANMAPDTTAAYYYPPSADGSRAGMFFVNLYQPQMRPKYEIPALSLHESVPGHHLQIALSTELEGVPNFRRFAGFTAFVEGWALYSESLGEELGVYDDPYAKFGQLTYEMWRAIRLVVDTGIHSKGWTREQAIQFFRDNSAKTELDIVNEVDRYISWPGQALAYKIGELKIKELRKKAKAQLGEKLDLREFHDVILKNGAIPLAELEVVVDDWLATKK; encoded by the coding sequence ATGCCGACAGCCTCTCGACGAGATACAAAATGCCATATCCTCGCATTTCTTTCTCTGGCAATGCTCTGTCTTTCGGGAATGCAATTCATGTCGATTGCTGCTGCTGAAGAGATCTTGTTGAAACCACCCGTGGCAAAAACGGATAACGTTCCCGAAGTCTTTCATGGCGAAACGATCGTCGATCCCTACCGCTGGCTCGAAGATCAAAAAGCTCCCGCCACTCGGGAATGGCTCAGCGAGCAGGCTCAGTACATCACAAGTTCTGCCAGTAGCTGGCCGCAAATTCCTGAACTCAAGGCCCGGTTAGCCGAGCTTCTCAAAGTGGACAGTGTCGGCATGCCGGTCGTTCGTGGAGGTCGCGCTTTCTTCTCGAAACGCACCGCCTCTGCCGATGTCCCCAGCATCTGGTACAGGCCATCGGTGAATGCTCCCGATGAACTCCTGATTGATCCGCAGAAGCTCTCGTCGGATGGAAAAACGACTGTCAATCTGATGGACGTCACTCACGATGGCAACCTGCTCATCTGTGGTGTTCGCACTGGTGGCGAGGACGAAGTCACCCCTCGCCTGTTCAATGTCACCACCAAATCGTTTGCAAAGACCGAGTTCCCGAAAGGTCGCTATTCCAGCCTGTCGTTCTCACGCGATGGCCAGAAGGTCTATCTTTCGCGTCACGATCAGAAGATCGGCCCCCGCGCGTACGTTCGCGACCTCGCTACTGGAAAGGAAACACTCCTGTTTGGCGAGAAGTTCGGCCCGGAGAAGATTCTCGGTGTGCGTCTCTCAGAAGATGACCAATGGCTCATTTATCATGTTTATCTCGGGGCCTCCTCGCAGAATGATGTCTACATTCAGTCGCTCGCCAAGCCCAACGAGCCGATCCTTCCCTTCGCTGTCGGTCTTGAGGCCGAGTTTGAAGTCGATGCCATTGATCATCGTGCGATTGTCCGGACCACCTGGAAAGCACCCCGAGGCCAGCTGCTTCTCGCAGATCTTCGTCAACCGGTCCTTGATCAATGCCCCGTCATTGTCCCTCAGTCTGAGGCATCACTCGAAGGGATCTCACTCGTTGGGGGGAAGCTTTTTATCCGCTGGTTGCGAAACGTGGTCTCAGAACTCAAAGCCTACGATCTCACCGGGAAAGAACTTTTCTCAATCGATCCTCCGACGTTGGGATCGATCTCAGGCGCCTCAGGGGCGTGGGATCAATCCGAACTCTACTATAGTTTCAGCAGCTATATTGTTCCGGGGACAATCTATCAGTTCGATATTCCCACACAGAAAACGACTGTCTGGCATCAATCCGAGATCCCCTTCGATAGCGAAAAGTTCACTGTCCGGCAGGTGTGGTTCCCCTCCAAAGACGGAACGCGCATCCCCATGTTTATCGCTCATCGCAAAGGCCTCGAACTCAATGGCACGAACCCCACTTTGCTCTATGGCTATGGAGGTTTCGCGGTCAATCTCACCCCCGGCTTCTCCACCAAAGCCGCCCTCTGGATGGAACTGGGTGGTGTGTATGCCGTCGCCAACCTGAGGGGTGGCGGCGAGTTTGGCGAAGACTGGCACACGGCCGGCTATCTCAAAAAGAAGCAGAACGTCTTTGATGATTTTTATGCGGCTGCCGAATACCTGATTGCCAACAAGTACACATCGCCCGCCCATCTGGCCATTAATGGTGGCAGTAACGGTGGTCTCCTCGTGGGCACCGCCATGACCCAGCGACCCGAGCTCTTTGCAGCGGTCGTCTGTTCCTACCCGCTGCTCGATATGCTCCGTTATCACCAGTTCCTCGTGGCTCGTTTCTGGGTCCCCGAGTACGGCAGCAGCGAAGATCCCGAAATGTATCCCATTCTCAAGTCGTATTCGCCCTATCACCACATCGACCCGAACGTGAACTACCCGGCGGCCATGTTCATTACCGGAGATGCGGATACGCGAGTTGATCCCAACCATGCCCGCAAGATGGTTGCCCGGCTGCAAGCCGTCCCCGCGCTCAAGCGACCGATCTTCCTGATGTACGATGATGCGCTGGGACACACCGGTGCCCGGCCTGTCAGTAAGACCATCGAAGATCTCGCGATCGAACTCGCCTTTCTGCTGAAATACACACAAGGTGCAGGACCTTCCGGTGGATCAACGTCACAAGAATTGCCGGTCTGCTCGAAAACTGTCGCCGATGCCGAGCTTGAAGCCTTCTTCGATCAGGAGTGGGAACAGACACTCAAGAACTCGCCCACATTTGCCTCATATCTAGGCGATACCCGCTACGATGCCCTCTGGCCAGACATCTCGCTTCCTGCCATCAAGCAGCGTCACGAGCAGATGAAGATCTCTGCCGAAAAGCTGGAACAGATTCGCGGGAAGCCACTCTCGGCCAAAGCTCAGTTCAACGCCAGGCTCTATGCCCGCCAACTCGCGATGAACATCGAAGAAACGAAAACCAAATGGTACCTCGTCCCTCTCACTCAGCGGGAAGGAATCCAGGATGAAAACTCCATCACTGACTCGATTCAGTTTGGCGATCTTGCCAGCTATCAGAACTGGATTGCGCGCATCAACAGTTTTCCTGTCTATATGGATCAGACAATTGCCTTGATGGAAGAAGGGATTCGCGCAGGCCGCCTGCAACCGAAGATCACCATGCAGCGGGTCGTCAAGCAGATTGAGCGACAAATTGTCAAAGATCCGACACAAAGCCTGTTCTATAAGCCCTTTACCAGCATTCCTCAAGATCTCGCTCCGCAGCGGGATGAGCTCCAGCAGGCCGCTCAGGAAGCGATTCGTACCAAGATTGTCCCTGCCTATCAGAAGTTCCTCGATTTCTTTACGAACAAGTATCTACCGGCGTGCTATGCAGGAGCTGGCGTTTCGAATCTTCCTGGCGGCGACGAAGTCTACAAGTTTCGAGTCCGTGAATTTACGACTCTCGATATGACCCCTAATGAAGTTCATCAGATAGGCCTGAATGAAGTCGCGCGCATTCGTGCCGAAATGGAAAAGATCCGCGAGCAGGTTCAATTTCAGGGCGATCTGAAGGCCTTCTTCGAATCCTTACGCACTGATCCCAGGTTCTACTTCCAGAATGAAAAAGAACTTCTCACTGAATACGAAGCCTTTTGTAAACGGGTAGACCCGCAACTCACGAAACTCTTTAAGACGTTGCCGCGAATTCCTTATGGCGTGAAGGCGATCCCCGCCAATATGGCGCCAGATACCACAGCGGCCTATTACTACCCACCATCGGCCGATGGCTCTCGTGCCGGAATGTTCTTTGTGAATCTCTATCAGCCCCAAATGCGACCCAAGTACGAGATTCCCGCGTTGTCGCTCCATGAATCCGTTCCCGGGCATCACCTGCAGATTGCGTTATCAACCGAACTCGAAGGCGTCCCCAACTTCCGCCGCTTCGCTGGATTTACGGCTTTCGTCGAAGGCTGGGCACTCTATAGTGAAAGCCTCGGCGAAGAATTAGGTGTCTATGACGACCCTTATGCCAAATTCGGGCAACTCACGTATGAGATGTGGCGTGCGATCCGTCTGGTGGTCGATACCGGCATTCACTCGAAAGGCTGGACTCGGGAACAGGCCATCCAGTTTTTCCGAGATAACTCGGCCAAGACGGAACTCGATATAGTGAACGAGGTGGATCGTTATATTTCGTGGCCCGGTCAGGCTCTGGCTTACAAGATTGGCGAATTGAAGATCAAGGAACTTCGCAAGAAGGCCAAGGCTCAACTGGGCGAAAAACTCGACCTACGCGAATTCCACGATGTCATTCTCAAGAATGGAGCCATCCCACTGGCAGAACTGGAAGTCGTCGTTGACGACTGGCTCGCCACCAAAAAGTAA
- a CDS encoding DinB family protein: MRTPTSAIQVYQSQLVFARTKTLATLDELLKTDPTGRILGWRPGQGRAHFAWQILHVGITEELFATERLMARPAAFADLVPRFKGGSTPDEEIPEAELIRNVLSETRQHLFSALSTFNDDDLGVIPEPLRDRGWNLERVLQVLAWHEAHHQGQAHAALNLYKATHG; encoded by the coding sequence ATGCGAACGCCGACCAGTGCCATCCAGGTTTATCAGTCACAACTTGTCTTTGCCCGCACAAAAACGCTTGCCACGCTGGATGAGCTACTCAAGACCGATCCTACAGGTCGAATTCTCGGCTGGCGGCCTGGCCAAGGACGTGCTCACTTCGCCTGGCAAATTCTTCATGTGGGGATTACGGAAGAACTCTTCGCCACAGAGCGTCTCATGGCCCGCCCGGCTGCCTTTGCCGATCTCGTACCACGCTTCAAAGGAGGGAGCACTCCGGATGAAGAGATTCCGGAAGCCGAACTGATTCGCAATGTCCTCAGCGAAACTCGTCAGCACCTCTTCAGCGCTCTCTCGACATTCAATGATGATGATCTGGGTGTGATTCCGGAACCCCTCCGCGATCGCGGCTGGAATCTCGAACGAGTCCTCCAGGTTCTCGCCTGGCACGAAGCCCACCACCAGGGCCAGGCCCACGCCGCCCTCAATCTCTATAAAGCGACTCATGGCTGA
- a CDS encoding bifunctional folylpolyglutamate synthase/dihydrofolate synthase: MHDYDAAIQFLLHRVNYERAHADSLRGETLKLGRMQRLLERIGHPEKKIPVVHIAGTKGKGSTSTMVANLLRGAGLSVGLFTSPHIHRLEERFTVNGELPCEEEVRQLVEDLVPVIEQMDREGPEWHVTFFEAVTAMAWMHYIRKQVQIAVLEVGLGGRLDSTNICQPLVCVITNISRDHTQILGATTDLIAREKAGIIKASVPVVSGVLDELARPVIAAIAKERDAPLWQLGEQLFCRSLDERSPDDPARRQIAVSATNAPWGDGEVLSQVPLLGKHQELNTTLALFAGLLAWEKWRGTHDGQNWLAVRENSDDGNRDRMVAGLERSVWPGRIERIPGKPPIILDPAHNWASMNALFDTLQDEFKDCRLTVIFGTTRDKDVSGLMRLVRHHADRLILTKYQENPRGVSVQELSIVARTISDQPFLTAATPMEALAMARNVCGQSSDHQFNDLIVITGSFYLIAEVRGSILAGQ; the protein is encoded by the coding sequence GTGCACGATTACGACGCAGCAATCCAGTTTCTGCTCCATCGCGTGAATTATGAGCGGGCTCATGCCGACTCATTGCGGGGTGAAACATTGAAACTTGGCCGGATGCAGCGGCTGCTGGAAAGGATTGGTCATCCCGAGAAGAAGATTCCCGTCGTGCATATTGCCGGCACAAAGGGAAAGGGCTCAACTTCGACGATGGTGGCCAACCTGCTCAGGGGAGCAGGGCTCTCTGTGGGCCTGTTTACATCGCCTCATATTCACCGGCTCGAAGAGCGTTTTACTGTTAATGGCGAATTGCCCTGTGAGGAAGAAGTTCGACAACTGGTCGAAGATCTTGTTCCCGTGATTGAGCAGATGGATCGCGAGGGCCCCGAGTGGCATGTCACATTTTTTGAAGCGGTGACGGCCATGGCCTGGATGCACTACATCCGCAAGCAGGTACAGATCGCAGTGCTGGAAGTGGGGTTAGGTGGGCGGCTCGATTCAACAAATATTTGCCAGCCGCTGGTCTGCGTGATTACGAACATCAGCCGGGATCACACACAGATACTCGGTGCGACGACGGATCTGATTGCCAGGGAAAAAGCGGGGATCATTAAGGCAAGTGTTCCTGTGGTGAGTGGTGTACTGGATGAGTTGGCCCGGCCTGTGATCGCGGCAATTGCGAAAGAACGTGATGCTCCTCTATGGCAATTGGGAGAGCAGCTTTTCTGCCGCAGCCTCGATGAAAGATCGCCGGATGATCCTGCCAGGCGACAGATCGCAGTCTCTGCGACGAATGCTCCGTGGGGTGACGGTGAAGTCTTGAGCCAGGTTCCGCTGTTGGGGAAACATCAGGAATTGAACACGACCCTCGCCTTGTTTGCCGGTCTGCTGGCTTGGGAAAAATGGCGAGGCACTCATGACGGGCAGAATTGGCTGGCTGTACGAGAGAATTCCGATGACGGAAATCGTGATCGAATGGTGGCTGGCCTCGAAAGATCGGTCTGGCCAGGGCGGATTGAACGGATCCCCGGGAAGCCACCCATTATTCTCGATCCAGCACATAACTGGGCATCGATGAATGCGCTCTTTGATACGCTGCAGGACGAGTTCAAAGACTGCCGACTCACGGTGATTTTTGGAACCACACGCGATAAGGATGTCTCGGGGCTGATGCGATTGGTACGGCATCATGCGGATCGACTGATCCTGACGAAATATCAGGAGAATCCGCGAGGAGTCAGCGTGCAGGAACTTTCGATCGTCGCCCGCACGATCAGCGACCAGCCCTTTCTGACGGCTGCGACACCGATGGAAGCCCTGGCGATGGCTCGAAACGTTTGTGGCCAGTCCAGTGATCATCAATTCAACGACCTGATTGTGATTACTGGTTCCTTTTATCTGATTGCCGAGGTTCGCGGATCGATTCTTGCTGGTCAATAA
- a CDS encoding GGDEF domain-containing protein, producing MLPSSFTEPKIALDAQDQHGHREPFSWWNRSGKSREKSVSRLKTSHPWIHQLVVWVIVVAILLRCLFAAPGEFRWIFPVAFAAIAYYATAIWPWLFAGLGTAYMTFQSIWRPGVSTSSTISLLAVCLLSAVWGQHLRNQLIAEQVRSRRDPVTGLLNARGFEEQLQEWILISRKEQHPFAVVYIDCDRFKTVNDEQGHQVGDALLKIVGEVLSQNVRQEDAAARLGGDEFAILMADMDEIQVLSLVEKLLANLRAQITNARTATTFSVGVVLFSEMAPDPLTCLSLADQAMYHVKRHGRDGIHVERYPQKIDTFES from the coding sequence ATGCTTCCCAGTTCATTCACCGAACCGAAAATCGCTCTCGATGCTCAGGATCAACATGGGCATCGTGAGCCTTTCTCGTGGTGGAACCGGTCGGGTAAGTCGCGAGAAAAAAGTGTTTCGCGTTTGAAGACCAGCCATCCCTGGATTCACCAACTGGTTGTCTGGGTGATTGTCGTCGCCATTCTTTTGCGCTGCCTCTTTGCTGCCCCCGGGGAATTCCGCTGGATCTTTCCTGTCGCATTTGCAGCCATCGCTTATTACGCCACAGCCATCTGGCCATGGTTGTTTGCAGGCCTGGGGACTGCCTACATGACGTTTCAATCGATCTGGCGGCCGGGCGTCTCCACCAGTAGTACAATCTCGCTGCTGGCAGTCTGCCTGTTAAGCGCTGTATGGGGTCAACATCTTCGCAATCAACTGATTGCCGAACAGGTTCGCTCACGCCGGGATCCTGTCACAGGTTTGCTGAATGCCCGTGGATTTGAAGAGCAACTTCAAGAGTGGATTCTGATCTCGCGGAAAGAGCAACATCCCTTTGCTGTGGTCTATATCGACTGCGATCGATTCAAGACAGTGAATGATGAACAAGGCCATCAGGTGGGCGATGCTCTCCTTAAAATCGTCGGCGAAGTCTTGAGCCAGAACGTCCGCCAGGAAGATGCCGCCGCTCGATTAGGTGGTGATGAGTTTGCCATTCTCATGGCTGATATGGATGAAATTCAGGTCTTGAGTCTCGTCGAGAAACTTCTGGCGAACCTGCGGGCTCAGATTACCAACGCGCGAACAGCTACGACTTTCAGCGTGGGAGTAGTCTTATTTTCCGAGATGGCCCCCGATCCGCTGACATGCCTGTCGCTGGCTGATCAAGCCATGTATCATGTGAAAAGGCATGGTCGCGACGGGATCCACGTCGAGCGATATCCCCAAAAAATTGACACTTTCGAATCCTGA
- a CDS encoding alpha/beta hydrolase has protein sequence MNLTTTTTSPHSSLRSRPWGIASALSYGVILCLLLSHVSVLRAEEPQKYEHGPDSERKESVPRGKIEKFELNDSKVYPGTFRECAIYVPTQYKGEPTALMVFQDGHTYLGEKGDFRVPVVLDNLIHAKELPPIIAVFINPGNKGKLPETPWKTDHRSVEYDSLGDTYARFLHEDVLPRVKAKYNITDDPNQRAICGISSGGICAFTVAWERPDSFRKVMTQVGSFTDIRGGYVYPTLIRKTEKKPIKVFLQANEFDVDNQFGNWYLANKQMASSFKYKGYDYKIVEGKGAHNGNHGGVIFPDAMRWLWSDNNGPDADYKTDSAPKTSSQNSRKNTTKTNTSKK, from the coding sequence ATGAACCTGACGACCACCACGACTTCTCCACATTCATCGCTCCGTTCCCGTCCGTGGGGAATCGCCTCGGCACTTTCATACGGAGTCATTTTGTGCCTCCTGTTGAGCCACGTATCCGTATTGAGAGCGGAAGAGCCTCAAAAGTACGAGCACGGGCCTGATTCCGAGCGTAAAGAAAGCGTCCCTCGCGGCAAGATTGAAAAGTTCGAACTGAATGACAGCAAGGTCTATCCCGGCACATTTCGCGAGTGCGCGATCTACGTTCCCACTCAATACAAGGGCGAACCGACAGCCCTCATGGTCTTTCAGGATGGACATACCTACCTGGGTGAGAAAGGTGATTTCCGAGTTCCCGTCGTCCTCGACAATCTGATTCACGCCAAAGAATTGCCACCTATCATTGCCGTCTTCATCAATCCTGGCAATAAGGGCAAACTCCCCGAAACTCCCTGGAAAACTGATCACCGCAGCGTGGAATACGATTCACTGGGCGACACCTATGCCCGCTTCCTGCACGAGGATGTCCTTCCCCGTGTCAAAGCCAAGTACAACATTACGGATGATCCTAACCAGCGTGCCATCTGTGGCATTTCTTCGGGAGGGATTTGTGCTTTCACCGTCGCGTGGGAACGCCCCGACAGTTTCCGCAAAGTCATGACACAGGTCGGAAGCTTTACCGATATCCGCGGCGGTTATGTCTATCCCACGCTCATCCGCAAAACTGAGAAAAAGCCGATTAAAGTCTTTCTGCAAGCCAACGAGTTCGATGTCGATAATCAGTTCGGCAACTGGTATCTCGCCAATAAGCAGATGGCCAGTTCTTTTAAATATAAAGGCTACGATTACAAGATCGTCGAAGGTAAAGGTGCCCACAACGGCAATCACGGCGGTGTCATCTTCCCCGACGCCATGCGCTGGCTCTGGTCAGATAACAACGGCCCTGATGCTGATTATAAAACCGACTCTGCCCCCAAAACCTCCAGCCAGAACAGCAGAAAAAACACCACCAAAACCAACACTTCCAAAAAGTAG
- a CDS encoding carboxypeptidase M32, with the protein MSSIAAAPAGPYDELCQQLREVAVLSSCNAVLSWDEQTGMPAEGSAFRAEQVGMIAGLVHEKATHPRVGELLQELSQATADEDSVAAANVREARRNYERSKKLPRRLVEELSKTTSLAQQAWIKARKDQDFPAFLPWLEKMVLLKREEAQVVGYGNGHPYDALLDEYEPGATAASIQEVFGALRPRLVDLIGRIQGSSTKPGKEIAERHYPKAAQKVFAEAAARCIGFSFERGRLDESAHPFCSGVGPGDVRLTTRYLDHHFNSAFFGVLHEAGHGIYEQGLPEDQFGLGCGTACSLGVHESQSRLWENFVGRSMAFWNYFYPGAVQAFPTALKEVSQDEFYQAINVVEPSFIRVEADEATYNLHIMLRFEIELKLISGELKPADLPSAWNSAFQRDFSIVPPNDAVGCMQDIHWSAGLFGYFPTYALGNLYAGMLFEAASRDLGELQAQFSRGEFLPLKEWLKEKVHQWGRRYTAPALIEKATGQKLTHEPLLRHLEAKYSAIYSL; encoded by the coding sequence ATGTCCAGCATTGCTGCAGCACCTGCCGGCCCTTATGACGAACTTTGTCAGCAACTTCGAGAAGTCGCAGTGTTGAGTTCATGCAATGCCGTCCTGTCGTGGGATGAACAGACTGGTATGCCTGCTGAAGGTTCTGCGTTTCGTGCCGAGCAGGTGGGGATGATTGCGGGGCTCGTGCATGAAAAAGCCACCCATCCTCGTGTGGGGGAATTGCTGCAGGAGTTGTCTCAGGCCACTGCCGATGAAGACTCGGTTGCCGCAGCCAATGTTCGCGAAGCACGTCGCAATTACGAGAGATCAAAGAAGCTCCCAAGGAGGCTAGTCGAAGAGTTATCCAAGACCACGAGCCTGGCTCAACAAGCCTGGATCAAGGCCCGCAAAGATCAGGATTTTCCGGCATTTCTGCCCTGGCTCGAGAAGATGGTTCTCTTGAAACGGGAAGAAGCTCAAGTTGTGGGCTACGGCAACGGGCACCCTTATGACGCCCTGCTCGATGAATACGAACCGGGGGCCACAGCTGCCTCGATTCAGGAAGTCTTTGGAGCCTTGCGACCAAGGCTTGTCGATCTGATCGGGCGTATTCAAGGTTCATCGACCAAACCCGGCAAAGAAATCGCGGAGCGGCATTATCCCAAAGCGGCCCAAAAAGTGTTTGCCGAGGCAGCGGCTCGATGTATTGGCTTCAGCTTTGAGCGAGGCCGGCTCGATGAATCGGCCCATCCATTCTGCTCAGGGGTGGGGCCTGGTGATGTGCGGTTGACCACAAGATATCTGGATCATCATTTCAACTCGGCATTTTTTGGTGTCCTGCATGAAGCGGGGCACGGCATTTACGAACAGGGATTGCCTGAAGATCAGTTTGGTCTGGGATGTGGGACAGCCTGTTCGCTGGGAGTTCACGAATCCCAATCACGGCTTTGGGAGAACTTTGTGGGCCGAAGTATGGCCTTCTGGAATTACTTTTATCCTGGGGCAGTGCAGGCATTTCCCACGGCGCTGAAGGAAGTCAGCCAGGACGAGTTTTATCAGGCGATTAACGTCGTGGAGCCTTCATTCATTCGAGTCGAGGCCGATGAGGCGACGTATAATCTCCACATCATGCTGAGGTTTGAAATTGAACTGAAGCTGATTTCTGGTGAATTGAAGCCTGCCGATCTGCCATCGGCCTGGAACAGTGCTTTCCAGCGGGATTTCTCGATTGTGCCTCCTAACGATGCAGTGGGATGCATGCAGGATATTCACTGGAGCGCGGGGCTGTTTGGTTACTTTCCCACATACGCACTGGGCAATCTTTATGCAGGGATGCTGTTTGAAGCGGCCAGTCGAGATCTGGGCGAACTGCAGGCTCAGTTTTCCCGTGGTGAATTTCTGCCATTGAAGGAATGGCTCAAGGAAAAAGTTCATCAGTGGGGACGCCGATACACCGCCCCGGCCCTGATCGAAAAAGCCACAGGGCAAAAACTGACGCACGAGCCGCTTTTGCGGCATCTGGAAGCGAAATACAGTGCGATCTATTCACTTTAG
- a CDS encoding TlpA family protein disulfide reductase, giving the protein MSQRAFLYTLAGVVIAVVIFTRIYFPTKTGGEFQRQGALPAFAEEGWINGPGPTAEELKGKVLVIDLWAFWCGPCKRAVPEIIALKETFAPRGVVFLGVTNEGKERLKESEAFVKETAIPWPNAYGAESFFDELSVEGIPTILVVGRDGQIVWREHHPEGIEKAIETALAEVK; this is encoded by the coding sequence ATGTCTCAGCGAGCATTTTTATATACGCTGGCCGGTGTGGTGATCGCTGTGGTGATCTTCACTCGCATTTACTTTCCCACAAAAACCGGGGGAGAGTTCCAGAGACAGGGAGCCTTACCCGCATTTGCGGAGGAAGGCTGGATCAATGGGCCCGGCCCGACGGCCGAAGAACTGAAAGGAAAAGTTCTCGTTATTGATCTCTGGGCATTCTGGTGCGGGCCCTGTAAGCGGGCTGTGCCAGAAATCATTGCGCTGAAAGAGACGTTTGCTCCTAGGGGTGTGGTCTTTCTGGGAGTGACCAATGAGGGAAAAGAGCGACTGAAAGAGAGTGAAGCGTTTGTCAAAGAGACAGCCATTCCGTGGCCGAACGCTTATGGTGCCGAGTCGTTTTTTGATGAGCTGTCGGTCGAGGGAATCCCGACTATTCTTGTGGTGGGACGTGATGGGCAGATTGTCTGGCGGGAACATCACCCTGAGGGAATCGAGAAAGCTATCGAGACAGCACTTGCTGAGGTGAAGTGA
- the epmA gene encoding EF-P lysine aminoacylase EpmA, with amino-acid sequence MLADDYLPSASMSLLKLRSSLMAAARQFFLQAGYWEVTTPILSSEMVLDSWSDPFITTDAVTERPLFLQTSPEAHMKRLLAAGSGPIFQFSRGFRKGDFGPRHNPEFTLLEWYFPEGELTDQIQFVENFIRLFFSEATRLRIQTAPRTHDFSRPVSSGRLLPSTAFERLTYSAAFERFLGLAALDVPVAELIAKARQLQLDLPGLDEDDRDGWLNDLLVNAIEPRLGFDRPVVLMDYPASQAGLATTRPLYPAGPEVANRFELYIDGVELCNGYHELTDPVELAHRAQTHARLREKAGLPPINPPQRLMSAMAANFPSATGVSLGFDRLVMLALGTSTIADVMSFAWDRA; translated from the coding sequence GTGCTGGCTGATGACTATCTCCCTTCGGCTTCGATGAGTCTCCTGAAGCTACGTTCCAGCTTAATGGCAGCAGCACGTCAGTTTTTTCTGCAGGCGGGGTACTGGGAAGTGACCACGCCCATTCTGTCATCAGAAATGGTGCTCGACAGCTGGAGTGATCCCTTTATCACGACAGATGCCGTGACGGAAAGACCTCTGTTTCTGCAGACGTCTCCCGAAGCACACATGAAGCGATTGCTCGCTGCTGGCTCAGGGCCCATTTTTCAGTTCAGCAGAGGGTTCCGCAAAGGAGATTTCGGGCCCAGACATAATCCTGAATTCACCCTACTGGAATGGTACTTTCCTGAAGGTGAACTCACTGATCAGATCCAGTTTGTCGAGAACTTCATCCGGCTCTTCTTCTCTGAAGCGACCCGACTGAGAATTCAAACGGCACCCCGAACCCATGATTTTTCACGACCGGTCAGCAGCGGCCGATTGCTCCCCTCAACGGCATTCGAGCGATTAACCTATAGTGCCGCGTTCGAGAGATTTCTGGGTCTGGCTGCTCTGGATGTTCCTGTGGCCGAACTGATTGCCAAAGCCCGGCAACTGCAATTGGATCTGCCCGGCCTCGATGAAGATGACCGCGATGGCTGGCTGAATGATCTACTCGTGAATGCTATTGAACCTCGGCTCGGCTTTGATCGACCGGTTGTTTTGATGGATTATCCAGCTTCACAGGCCGGGTTGGCTACGACGAGGCCGCTCTATCCTGCCGGGCCAGAAGTGGCCAATCGATTCGAGCTTTACATCGATGGTGTGGAGCTCTGCAATGGCTACCACGAACTGACTGATCCAGTCGAGCTGGCTCACCGCGCTCAAACACATGCCCGCCTGCGCGAGAAGGCTGGTCTTCCTCCCATCAACCCACCACAACGTCTCATGTCGGCCATGGCTGCCAATTTCCCATCAGCCACGGGTGTCTCGTTAGGTTTTGATCGACTCGTCATGCTGGCACTGGGCACGAGTACGATTGCCGACGTCATGAGCTTTGCCTGGGATCGCGCCTGA